A window of the Tursiops truncatus isolate mTurTru1 chromosome 14, mTurTru1.mat.Y, whole genome shotgun sequence genome harbors these coding sequences:
- the GCC2 gene encoding GRIP and coiled-coil domain-containing protein 2 isoform X2: protein MEEPVHDGVASPAAPGTGKSKLETLPKEDLIKFAKKQMMLIQKAKSRCTELEKEIEELRSKAVAGGTDDIIKALTIRLDAMLLEKAETEQQCVSLKKENIKMKQEVEDSATKLEDVREEFEQSQRNYVKEMENLKNELMAVHSRYSNDKAGWQKELEEASKKQLELSEQIKFQSDSEGNVKKLQEEIQKIKPAFEEQILCLQKQLEVATNEKEREITHLQGVIEANSQQYQKEINSLQEELLQLKSTHQEEVKELKCQIEASAKEHEAEVNHLNQLKENLVRQCEASEKNLQEKYECELENANQENQMCSLLLQEDTLVEQAVNEKVKHLEDTLKELKSQHSILKDELTYMNNLKLKLEIDAQHTKDEFFHEREDLEFKINELLLAKEEQGCVVEKLKSELEDSNKQFCCTVEQHNKEVQSLKEQHQKEISELNEALLSGSEKEKLTLMFEIQGLKEQCENLQQEKQEAILNYESLREIMEILQAELGESAGKISQEFESMKQQQASDVNELQQKLRTAFNEKDALLETMNSLQRENEKLLTQQQIVPELENTIKNLQEKNEVYLVSLSQRDTMLQEFEAKISSLTEEKDDLISKIKGSHEEVETVYHRRERGERFIVGPGEKVEQTTQCNSELEQKVNELTAQLEETLKEKDQNDEKLEKLMAQLKTLSEDQEAVSSEVKSLHEENSRLCSEKNQLSRDLESLLSQKEGDFMLKEQISELEKKLQLTVEERDNLNKLLENEQLQKLFVRAQLCGFLEQMESKVSEKSEEQDVVSVLQAVGESLAKINEEKHNLVFQYGKRVAELEKEIKFLQEENVIQCEELRSLLRDHELEKPLLRKELEETLLEKEALQSDLLEMKNANEQTRLENQNLLIQVEELSQKLCSKNEKGKYFIKELENLRPLLEQKESELQDVRAELISLKDSLEKSPSVESDQPSVKEFEEKIAYLEEECKDKEEKIEKLKLVALKAKKELGSSRKEAQTLREELESVRSERDQVSASMRDLIQGAESYKNLVLEYDKQSEQLDLEKERAHNFEHQVEDLTRQLRNLTFQCEKLNSDNEDLLARIETLQSNTRLLEVQILEVHKAKAMADKELEAEKLQKEQKIKEHASSVNELEELQLQLQKEKKQLQKTMQELELVRKDAQQTTLMNMEIADYERLMKELNQKLANKSSKIEDLEQEIKLQKQKQETLQDEMTSLQASVQQYEEKNTKIKQLLVKTKKELADSKRAETDHLILQASLKGELEASQQQVEVYKIQLAEMTSEKHKAHQHLKASADQQQRTLGAYQQRVAALQEECRAARAEQAAVTSEFESYKVRVHNVLKQQKTKSVSQTETDGAKQERDHLEMLIDQLKIKLQDTQNNLQINVSELQTLQSEHDALLERHNRMLQETVSKETGLREKLCAVQSENSAMKSEHAQTVSQLSAQHEALRGSFRDQVLQLQEEHRRTVETLQQQLSRLQAQLFQLRSEPSTRSPASSQQPLRSLRERRSADLPLLDVPATTREEGEGMETTDTESVSSAGTHAQSLEQLLRSPEARLEPPSWHAEFTKEELVQKLSSTTKSADHLNGLLRETEATNAILMEQIKLLKSEIRRLERNQAREQSAANLEYLKNVLLQFILLKPGSERARLLPVVDTMLQLSPEEKARLAAAAQGEEENASRSSGWASYLHSWSGLR, encoded by the exons ATGGAG GAGCCTGTTCACGACGGGGTGGCCTCGCCGGCCGCTCCTGGGACCGGGAAATCCAAG CTGGAAACATTGCCCAAGGAAGATCTTATCAAGTTTGCCAAGAAGCAGATGATGCTAATACAGAAAGCTAAATCAAGATGTACAG aattggagaaagaaattgaagaattgAGATCGAAAGCTGTTGCTGGAGGAACTGATGATATTATTAAG GCATTGACCATACGTCTGGATGCTATGCTTTTGGAAAAAGCAGAGACTGAGCAACAGTGTGTTTCtttgaagaaggaaaatattaaaatgaagcaGGAGGTTGAG GATTCTGCAACTAAGTTGGAAGATGTGCGCGAGGAGTTTGAACAATCACAAAGAAACTatgtgaaagaaatggaaaatttgaaaaatgaattaatggCAGTACATTCCAGATACAGTAACGATAAAGCTGGTTGGCAAAAGGAACTGGAAGAAGCATCAAAAAAACAATTAGAGCTTTCAGAACAAATCAAATTTCAGAGTGATTCTGAAGGTAATGTTAAAAAACTACAGGAAGAGATTCAGAAAATCAAGCCGGCCTTTGAGGAGCAGATTTTATGTCTGCAAAAGCAGTTAGAAGTTGCCACAAATGAAAAGGAGCGAGAAATTACTCATCTCCAAGGAGTCATTGAGGCTAATTCTCAGCAGtaccaaaaagaaattaatagttTGCAAGAGGAACTTTTACAGTTGAAATCTACACACCAAGAAGAGGTGAAGGAATTGAAGTGCCAGATTGAAGCATCTGCTAAAGAACACGAAGCAGAAGTAAATCATTTAAACCAGCTAAAGGAGAACTTAGTCAGACAGTGTGAGGCAAGTGAGAAGAACCTTCAGGAGAAATATGAATGTGAATTAGAAAACGCAAACCAGGAAAATCAGATGTGTTCTTTGCTCTTACAGGAAGATACTCTTGTAGAACAAGCAGTAAATGAAAAAGTCAAACACTTAGAAGATACCCTAAAAGAACTGAAGTCTCAACATAGCATCTTAAAAGACGAGTTAACTTACATGAATAATCTTAAATTAAAACTTGAAATTGACGCCCAGCATACAAAGGATGAGTTTTTCCACGAACGGGaagatttagaatttaaaattaatgaattattacTAGCTAAAGAAGAACAGGGGTGTGtagttgaaaaattaaaatctgagctagaagattcaaataaacaattttgCTGTACCGTAGAACAACATAACAAAGAAGTACAGAGTCTTAAGGAAcaacatcaaaaagaaatatCAGAACTAAATGAGGCATTATTGTCaggttcagaaaaagaaaaattaacactgATGTTTGAAATACAGGGTCTTAAGGAACAGTGTGAAAACCTACAACAAGAAAAGCAAGAAGCAATTTTAAATTATGAGAGTTTACGAGAGATTATGGAAATTTTACAAGCAGAGTTGGGGGAATCTGCTGGAAAAATAAGTCAAGAGTTTGAATCAATGAAGCAACAGCAAGCATCTGATGTTAATGAACTTCAGCAGAAGCTCAGAACTGCATTTAATGAAAAAGATGCTCTTCTTGAAACCATGAATAGTCtccagagagaaaatgaaaagttattaACACAGCAACAAATTGTACCAGAACTTGAAAATACCATAAAGAACCttcaagaaaagaatgaagtatatTTAGTTAGTCTCAGTCAGAGAGATACCATGTTACAAGAATTTGAAGCAAAGATAAGTTCTCTTACTGAGGAAAAAGATGATCTCATAAGTAAAATTAAAGGTTCTCATGAAGAGGTGGAGACTGTCTATCACAGACGTGAAAGGGGAGAAAGGTTTATTGTAGGACCCGGGGAGAAAGTGGAGCAGACTACCCAGTGCAACAGTGAGCTAGAACAAAAGGTAAATGAATTAACAGCACAACTAGAAGAAACCTTAAAAGAAAAGGATCAAAATGACGAAAAACTGGAAAAGCTTATGGCTCAGTTGAAAACTCTCTCTGAAGACCAGGAAGCAGTGTCATCTGAAGTGAAGTCTCTTCATGAGGAAAATAGTAGACTGTGTTCAGAAAAGAACCAGTTGAGTAGGGATTTGGAATCTCTCCTATCTCAAAAAGAAGGAGATTTTATGCTGAAGGAGCAGATTTCtgaattagaaaagaaacttCAGTTAACAGTTGAAGAAAGagataatttaaataaacttttggaAAATGAGCAACTTCAGAAGTTATTTGTCAGAGCTCAGTTGTGTGGTTTTCTTGAACAAATGGAGTCAAAAGTTTCAGAAAAAAGTGAAGAACAAGATGTTGTAAGTGTCCTACAAGCTGTAGGTGAATCCTTagctaaaataaatgaagaaaaacacaacTTGGTCTTCCAGTATGGTAAAAGGGTAGCAGAGTTAGAAAAAGAGATTAAGTTTCTCCAAGAAGAGAATGTGATTCAATGTGAGGAACTTAGGTCTTTACTAAGAGACCATGAGCTAGAGAAACCTCTCTTAAGGAAAGAGTTAGAAGAAACCCTCTTGGAAAAAGAGGCCCTGCAGTCTGATCTTCtagaaatgaagaatgctaatGAACAAACAAGGCTTGAAAATCAGAATCTCCTAATTCAAGTTGAAGAATTATCTCAAAAATTATgtagtaaaaatgaaaaaggaaaatattttataaaggaacTTGAAAACCTAAGGCCATTACTAGAACAAAAAGAATCAGAATTGCAAGATGTGAGAGCAGAGTTGATATCATTAAAG GATTCCTTAGAGAAATCACCTTCTGTAGAAAGTGATCAACCTTCAGTAAAagagtttgaagaaaaaatag CATATCTGGAAGAAGAATGCAAAgacaaagaggagaaaatagaGAAGTTAAAACTAGTTGCTTTGAAGGCAAAGAAAGAACTAGGTTCTAGCAGAAAAGAG gccCAGACGCTACGGGAAGAACTTGAATCTGTTCGCTCAGAAAGGGATCAGGTGTCTGCTTCCATGAGAGATCTCATTCAAGGAGCAGAAAGCTATAAg AATCTTGTGTTGGAATATGATAAGCAGTCAGAGCAGTTGGATCTGGAGAAAGAACGGGCTCATAATTTTGAGCACCAAGTAGAAGACCTGACAAGACAATTAAGGAATCTGACTTTTCAG TGTGAAAAATTAAACTCAGATAATGAAGATCTCCTGGCCCGCATTGAGACACTGCAGTCTAACACCCGGTTATTAGAAGTGCAGATTTTGGAAGTCCACAAAGCCAAGGCCATGGCAGACAAAGAGTTGGAAGCTGAAAAACTTCagaaagagcagaaaataaag gaGCATGCCAGTTCTGTAAACGAGCTTGAAGAGCTTCAGCTACAactgcaaaaggaaaagaaacagcttCAGAAAACCATGCAAGAATTAGAGCTGGTTAGAAAG GATGCCCAACAAACCACATTGATGAACATGGAAATTGCTGATTACGAACGtttgatgaaagaattaaatcaGAAGTTAGCTAATAAGAGCAGCAAGATAGAAGATTtggaacaagaaataaaactccAAAAACAGAAGCAAGAAACGCTGCAGGATGAAATGA CTTCACTGCAGGCTTCAGTACAACAGTATgaggaaaaaaacaccaaaatcaagCAGTTGCTtgtgaaaaccaaaaaagaaCTGGCGGATTCAAAGCGAGCG GAAACTGATCACTTAATACTTCAAGCGTCTTTAAAGGGCGAGCTGGAGGCAAGCCAGCAGCAAGTAGAAGTGTATAAA ATTCAGCTGGCGGAAATGACGTCGGAGAAGCACAAAGCTCACCAGCACCTGAAGGCGTCCGCGGACCAGCAGCAGCGCACGCTGGGCGCCTACCAGCAGAGGGTGGCAGCCCTGCAGGAGGAGTGCCGCGCGGCCAGG GCAGAACAAGCTGCTGTCACCTCTGAATTTGAGAGCTACAAAGTCCGAGTTCACAACGttctaaaacaacagaaaactaagTCTGTGTCTCAGACTGAGACCGACGGAGCCAAACAAGAAAG AGATCATCTGGAAATGCTGATTGACCAACTAAAGATCAAATTACAAGACACCCAAAATAACTTACAGATCAACGTCTCTGAACTGCAGACCTTGCAGTCTGAACATGACGCCCTACTAGAAAGGCACAACAGGATGCTGCAGGAGACCGTGTCCAAGGAGACCGGGCTCCGAGAGAA GCTGTGCGCCGTGCAGTCGGAGAACTCCGCGATGAAGTCTGAGCACGCACAGACCGTGAGTCAGCTCTCGGCCCAGCACGAGGCCCTGCGTGGCAGCTTCCGAGACCAGGTGCTGCAGCTGCAGGAGGAGCACCGGCGGACAGTGGAGACGCTGCAGCAGCAGCTGAGCAGGCTGCAGGCCCAGCTCTTCCAGCTCCGGAGCGAGCCGTCCACAAGAA GCCCAGCTTCTTCCCAGCAACCTTTGAGAAGCCTTCGAGAAAGGAGAAGCGCAGACCTCCCGCTTCTGGATGTGCCGGCCACGAcccgggaggagggggaggggatggagaccACGGACACCGAGTCCGTATCTTCCGCCGGCACCCACGCGCAGTCCTTAGAGCAGCTGCTCCGTTCTCCCGAAGCCAGACTCG AGCCTCCTTCCTGGCACGCTGAATTCACCAAAGAAGAATTGGTTCAAAAGCTCAGTTCCACCACAAAAAGTGCCGACCACTTAAACGGGCTGCTTCGGGAAACAGAAGCCACCAACGCCATCCTCATGGAGCAGATTAAG CTTCTGAAGAGTGAAATAAGGCGGCTGGAGAGGAACCAGGCGCGAGAGCAGTCGGCCGCCAACCTGGAATACCTGAAGAACGTGCTGCTGCAGTTCATCCTCCTGAAGCCGGGAAGCGAGCGGGCGCGGCTGCTGCCCGTCGTGGACACGATGCTGCAGCTCAGCCCCGAGGAGAAGGCCAGGCTGGCCGCCGCCGCCCAAG GTGAGGAGGAAAATGCTTCCCGTTCCTCCGGCTGGGCGTCCTATCTGCACAGCTGGTCTGGACTTCGATAG
- the GCC2 gene encoding GRIP and coiled-coil domain-containing protein 2 isoform X1 has translation MEEPVHDGVASPAAPGTGKSKLETLPKEDLIKFAKKQMMLIQKAKSRCTELEKEIEELRSKAVAGGTDDIIKALTIRLDAMLLEKAETEQQCVSLKKENIKMKQEVEDSATKLEDVREEFEQSQRNYVKEMENLKNELMAVHSRYSNDKAGWQKELEEASKKQLELSEQIKFQSDSEGNVKKLQEEIQKIKPAFEEQILCLQKQLEVATNEKEREITHLQGVIEANSQQYQKEINSLQEELLQLKSTHQEEVKELKCQIEASAKEHEAEVNHLNQLKENLVRQCEASEKNLQEKYECELENANQENQMCSLLLQEDTLVEQAVNEKVKHLEDTLKELKSQHSILKDELTYMNNLKLKLEIDAQHTKDEFFHEREDLEFKINELLLAKEEQGCVVEKLKSELEDSNKQFCCTVEQHNKEVQSLKEQHQKEISELNEALLSGSEKEKLTLMFEIQGLKEQCENLQQEKQEAILNYESLREIMEILQAELGESAGKISQEFESMKQQQASDVNELQQKLRTAFNEKDALLETMNSLQRENEKLLTQQQIVPELENTIKNLQEKNEVYLVSLSQRDTMLQEFEAKISSLTEEKDDLISKIKGSHEEVETVYHRRERGERFIVGPGEKVEQTTQCNSELEQKVNELTAQLEETLKEKDQNDEKLEKLMAQLKTLSEDQEAVSSEVKSLHEENSRLCSEKNQLSRDLESLLSQKEGDFMLKEQISELEKKLQLTVEERDNLNKLLENEQLQKLFVRAQLCGFLEQMESKVSEKSEEQDVVSVLQAVGESLAKINEEKHNLVFQYGKRVAELEKEIKFLQEENVIQCEELRSLLRDHELEKPLLRKELEETLLEKEALQSDLLEMKNANEQTRLENQNLLIQVEELSQKLCSKNEKGKYFIKELENLRPLLEQKESELQDVRAELISLKDSLEKSPSVESDQPSVKEFEEKIAYLEEECKDKEEKIEKLKLVALKAKKELGSSRKEAQTLREELESVRSERDQVSASMRDLIQGAESYKNLVLEYDKQSEQLDLEKERAHNFEHQVEDLTRQLRNLTFQCEKLNSDNEDLLARIETLQSNTRLLEVQILEVHKAKAMADKELEAEKLQKEQKIKEHASSVNELEELQLQLQKEKKQLQKTMQELELVRKDAQQTTLMNMEIADYERLMKELNQKLANKSSKIEDLEQEIKLQKQKQETLQDEMTSLQASVQQYEEKNTKIKQLLVKTKKELADSKRAETDHLILQASLKGELEASQQQVEVYKIQLAEMTSEKHKAHQHLKASADQQQRTLGAYQQRVAALQEECRAARAEQAAVTSEFESYKVRVHNVLKQQKTKSVSQTETDGAKQERDHLEMLIDQLKIKLQDTQNNLQINVSELQTLQSEHDALLERHNRMLQETVSKETGLREKLCAVQSENSAMKSEHAQTVSQLSAQHEALRGSFRDQVLQLQEEHRRTVETLQQQLSRLQAQLFQLRSEPSTRSPASSQQPLRSLRERRSADLPLLDVPATTREEGEGMETTDTESVSSAGTHAQSLEQLLRSPEARLEPPSWHAEFTKEELVQKLSSTTKSADHLNGLLRETEATNAILMEQIKLLKSEIRRLERNQAREQSAANLEYLKNVLLQFILLKPGSERARLLPVVDTMLQLSPEEKARLAAAAQGARAWDADQSFETLSIGRALPCVSP, from the exons ATGGAG GAGCCTGTTCACGACGGGGTGGCCTCGCCGGCCGCTCCTGGGACCGGGAAATCCAAG CTGGAAACATTGCCCAAGGAAGATCTTATCAAGTTTGCCAAGAAGCAGATGATGCTAATACAGAAAGCTAAATCAAGATGTACAG aattggagaaagaaattgaagaattgAGATCGAAAGCTGTTGCTGGAGGAACTGATGATATTATTAAG GCATTGACCATACGTCTGGATGCTATGCTTTTGGAAAAAGCAGAGACTGAGCAACAGTGTGTTTCtttgaagaaggaaaatattaaaatgaagcaGGAGGTTGAG GATTCTGCAACTAAGTTGGAAGATGTGCGCGAGGAGTTTGAACAATCACAAAGAAACTatgtgaaagaaatggaaaatttgaaaaatgaattaatggCAGTACATTCCAGATACAGTAACGATAAAGCTGGTTGGCAAAAGGAACTGGAAGAAGCATCAAAAAAACAATTAGAGCTTTCAGAACAAATCAAATTTCAGAGTGATTCTGAAGGTAATGTTAAAAAACTACAGGAAGAGATTCAGAAAATCAAGCCGGCCTTTGAGGAGCAGATTTTATGTCTGCAAAAGCAGTTAGAAGTTGCCACAAATGAAAAGGAGCGAGAAATTACTCATCTCCAAGGAGTCATTGAGGCTAATTCTCAGCAGtaccaaaaagaaattaatagttTGCAAGAGGAACTTTTACAGTTGAAATCTACACACCAAGAAGAGGTGAAGGAATTGAAGTGCCAGATTGAAGCATCTGCTAAAGAACACGAAGCAGAAGTAAATCATTTAAACCAGCTAAAGGAGAACTTAGTCAGACAGTGTGAGGCAAGTGAGAAGAACCTTCAGGAGAAATATGAATGTGAATTAGAAAACGCAAACCAGGAAAATCAGATGTGTTCTTTGCTCTTACAGGAAGATACTCTTGTAGAACAAGCAGTAAATGAAAAAGTCAAACACTTAGAAGATACCCTAAAAGAACTGAAGTCTCAACATAGCATCTTAAAAGACGAGTTAACTTACATGAATAATCTTAAATTAAAACTTGAAATTGACGCCCAGCATACAAAGGATGAGTTTTTCCACGAACGGGaagatttagaatttaaaattaatgaattattacTAGCTAAAGAAGAACAGGGGTGTGtagttgaaaaattaaaatctgagctagaagattcaaataaacaattttgCTGTACCGTAGAACAACATAACAAAGAAGTACAGAGTCTTAAGGAAcaacatcaaaaagaaatatCAGAACTAAATGAGGCATTATTGTCaggttcagaaaaagaaaaattaacactgATGTTTGAAATACAGGGTCTTAAGGAACAGTGTGAAAACCTACAACAAGAAAAGCAAGAAGCAATTTTAAATTATGAGAGTTTACGAGAGATTATGGAAATTTTACAAGCAGAGTTGGGGGAATCTGCTGGAAAAATAAGTCAAGAGTTTGAATCAATGAAGCAACAGCAAGCATCTGATGTTAATGAACTTCAGCAGAAGCTCAGAACTGCATTTAATGAAAAAGATGCTCTTCTTGAAACCATGAATAGTCtccagagagaaaatgaaaagttattaACACAGCAACAAATTGTACCAGAACTTGAAAATACCATAAAGAACCttcaagaaaagaatgaagtatatTTAGTTAGTCTCAGTCAGAGAGATACCATGTTACAAGAATTTGAAGCAAAGATAAGTTCTCTTACTGAGGAAAAAGATGATCTCATAAGTAAAATTAAAGGTTCTCATGAAGAGGTGGAGACTGTCTATCACAGACGTGAAAGGGGAGAAAGGTTTATTGTAGGACCCGGGGAGAAAGTGGAGCAGACTACCCAGTGCAACAGTGAGCTAGAACAAAAGGTAAATGAATTAACAGCACAACTAGAAGAAACCTTAAAAGAAAAGGATCAAAATGACGAAAAACTGGAAAAGCTTATGGCTCAGTTGAAAACTCTCTCTGAAGACCAGGAAGCAGTGTCATCTGAAGTGAAGTCTCTTCATGAGGAAAATAGTAGACTGTGTTCAGAAAAGAACCAGTTGAGTAGGGATTTGGAATCTCTCCTATCTCAAAAAGAAGGAGATTTTATGCTGAAGGAGCAGATTTCtgaattagaaaagaaacttCAGTTAACAGTTGAAGAAAGagataatttaaataaacttttggaAAATGAGCAACTTCAGAAGTTATTTGTCAGAGCTCAGTTGTGTGGTTTTCTTGAACAAATGGAGTCAAAAGTTTCAGAAAAAAGTGAAGAACAAGATGTTGTAAGTGTCCTACAAGCTGTAGGTGAATCCTTagctaaaataaatgaagaaaaacacaacTTGGTCTTCCAGTATGGTAAAAGGGTAGCAGAGTTAGAAAAAGAGATTAAGTTTCTCCAAGAAGAGAATGTGATTCAATGTGAGGAACTTAGGTCTTTACTAAGAGACCATGAGCTAGAGAAACCTCTCTTAAGGAAAGAGTTAGAAGAAACCCTCTTGGAAAAAGAGGCCCTGCAGTCTGATCTTCtagaaatgaagaatgctaatGAACAAACAAGGCTTGAAAATCAGAATCTCCTAATTCAAGTTGAAGAATTATCTCAAAAATTATgtagtaaaaatgaaaaaggaaaatattttataaaggaacTTGAAAACCTAAGGCCATTACTAGAACAAAAAGAATCAGAATTGCAAGATGTGAGAGCAGAGTTGATATCATTAAAG GATTCCTTAGAGAAATCACCTTCTGTAGAAAGTGATCAACCTTCAGTAAAagagtttgaagaaaaaatag CATATCTGGAAGAAGAATGCAAAgacaaagaggagaaaatagaGAAGTTAAAACTAGTTGCTTTGAAGGCAAAGAAAGAACTAGGTTCTAGCAGAAAAGAG gccCAGACGCTACGGGAAGAACTTGAATCTGTTCGCTCAGAAAGGGATCAGGTGTCTGCTTCCATGAGAGATCTCATTCAAGGAGCAGAAAGCTATAAg AATCTTGTGTTGGAATATGATAAGCAGTCAGAGCAGTTGGATCTGGAGAAAGAACGGGCTCATAATTTTGAGCACCAAGTAGAAGACCTGACAAGACAATTAAGGAATCTGACTTTTCAG TGTGAAAAATTAAACTCAGATAATGAAGATCTCCTGGCCCGCATTGAGACACTGCAGTCTAACACCCGGTTATTAGAAGTGCAGATTTTGGAAGTCCACAAAGCCAAGGCCATGGCAGACAAAGAGTTGGAAGCTGAAAAACTTCagaaagagcagaaaataaag gaGCATGCCAGTTCTGTAAACGAGCTTGAAGAGCTTCAGCTACAactgcaaaaggaaaagaaacagcttCAGAAAACCATGCAAGAATTAGAGCTGGTTAGAAAG GATGCCCAACAAACCACATTGATGAACATGGAAATTGCTGATTACGAACGtttgatgaaagaattaaatcaGAAGTTAGCTAATAAGAGCAGCAAGATAGAAGATTtggaacaagaaataaaactccAAAAACAGAAGCAAGAAACGCTGCAGGATGAAATGA CTTCACTGCAGGCTTCAGTACAACAGTATgaggaaaaaaacaccaaaatcaagCAGTTGCTtgtgaaaaccaaaaaagaaCTGGCGGATTCAAAGCGAGCG GAAACTGATCACTTAATACTTCAAGCGTCTTTAAAGGGCGAGCTGGAGGCAAGCCAGCAGCAAGTAGAAGTGTATAAA ATTCAGCTGGCGGAAATGACGTCGGAGAAGCACAAAGCTCACCAGCACCTGAAGGCGTCCGCGGACCAGCAGCAGCGCACGCTGGGCGCCTACCAGCAGAGGGTGGCAGCCCTGCAGGAGGAGTGCCGCGCGGCCAGG GCAGAACAAGCTGCTGTCACCTCTGAATTTGAGAGCTACAAAGTCCGAGTTCACAACGttctaaaacaacagaaaactaagTCTGTGTCTCAGACTGAGACCGACGGAGCCAAACAAGAAAG AGATCATCTGGAAATGCTGATTGACCAACTAAAGATCAAATTACAAGACACCCAAAATAACTTACAGATCAACGTCTCTGAACTGCAGACCTTGCAGTCTGAACATGACGCCCTACTAGAAAGGCACAACAGGATGCTGCAGGAGACCGTGTCCAAGGAGACCGGGCTCCGAGAGAA GCTGTGCGCCGTGCAGTCGGAGAACTCCGCGATGAAGTCTGAGCACGCACAGACCGTGAGTCAGCTCTCGGCCCAGCACGAGGCCCTGCGTGGCAGCTTCCGAGACCAGGTGCTGCAGCTGCAGGAGGAGCACCGGCGGACAGTGGAGACGCTGCAGCAGCAGCTGAGCAGGCTGCAGGCCCAGCTCTTCCAGCTCCGGAGCGAGCCGTCCACAAGAA GCCCAGCTTCTTCCCAGCAACCTTTGAGAAGCCTTCGAGAAAGGAGAAGCGCAGACCTCCCGCTTCTGGATGTGCCGGCCACGAcccgggaggagggggaggggatggagaccACGGACACCGAGTCCGTATCTTCCGCCGGCACCCACGCGCAGTCCTTAGAGCAGCTGCTCCGTTCTCCCGAAGCCAGACTCG AGCCTCCTTCCTGGCACGCTGAATTCACCAAAGAAGAATTGGTTCAAAAGCTCAGTTCCACCACAAAAAGTGCCGACCACTTAAACGGGCTGCTTCGGGAAACAGAAGCCACCAACGCCATCCTCATGGAGCAGATTAAG CTTCTGAAGAGTGAAATAAGGCGGCTGGAGAGGAACCAGGCGCGAGAGCAGTCGGCCGCCAACCTGGAATACCTGAAGAACGTGCTGCTGCAGTTCATCCTCCTGAAGCCGGGAAGCGAGCGGGCGCGGCTGCTGCCCGTCGTGGACACGATGCTGCAGCTCAGCCCCGAGGAGAAGGCCAGGCTGGCCGCCGCCGCCCAAGGTGCGCGTGCCTGGGACGCAGACCAGAGCTTTGAAACTTTGTCCATTGGACGCGCTCTGCCATGTGTGTCCCC GTGA